A single window of Halobacillus naozhouensis DNA harbors:
- a CDS encoding efflux RND transporter periplasmic adaptor subunit, with amino-acid sequence MKRLTYFLLLLTITTLTACNNSDNAEETAETRTTPVETTEMIQDNFIIERKIVGRATTADTSPVISSVPGELVTLNVAKGDRIEEGETVGVVDPGNMSSQVELQQLAVKQAKKQLENAQIAYEQAQAGVENAKEQVEIAKEAANAKATQGNKAATAAKQQYEQAQALADETKQLVEEGTVPEVLYEQAQTRADQAYAQYQQLIGEKGASSSSAVAKAEAQVDQAQQQLEQARIGVEQAELQVEQAQVQLNQAKEQGANEVITAPASGEVSSLKAGEGDMVTNQQPFATIVSLNPMTITAAVTAEQLGLFSEGEELQVQMDTLEEPITSTISYVPSVPDETGLYPVEATVENQDRAIKPGMMATFLLPETVVEDTLIVPTDAVAEEAGQSYIYQVIDQKAVRVDVEVIESQTKQTAISGDVNMEAPVVTSGQLTLSDGANVTIMKEDA; translated from the coding sequence ATGAAACGTCTTACATATTTTCTCCTCCTGCTAACCATCACAACACTAACCGCCTGCAACAATTCAGATAACGCCGAAGAAACAGCCGAAACCCGAACAACACCCGTCGAAACCACTGAAATGATTCAAGATAACTTCATTATTGAAAGAAAAATAGTGGGGAGGGCCACGACCGCTGACACCTCTCCCGTCATTTCGAGCGTTCCTGGCGAACTGGTGACGTTAAACGTAGCCAAGGGTGACCGCATTGAAGAAGGGGAGACGGTCGGCGTCGTCGATCCCGGCAATATGAGCAGCCAGGTTGAACTCCAGCAGCTTGCGGTCAAGCAAGCGAAGAAACAGCTGGAAAACGCACAAATTGCCTATGAACAAGCCCAAGCTGGAGTAGAGAATGCGAAAGAACAAGTTGAAATTGCTAAGGAAGCGGCCAATGCAAAAGCGACTCAAGGCAATAAAGCCGCTACTGCGGCCAAACAACAATATGAACAGGCGCAAGCCCTGGCCGATGAGACGAAACAATTAGTCGAAGAAGGCACCGTGCCGGAAGTGCTCTACGAGCAGGCACAAACCCGTGCTGATCAAGCTTACGCCCAATATCAGCAGCTAATCGGCGAAAAGGGAGCGTCAAGCAGTTCAGCTGTTGCCAAGGCTGAAGCACAGGTCGATCAGGCGCAGCAGCAGCTTGAACAAGCCCGAATTGGTGTTGAGCAAGCCGAGCTTCAAGTGGAACAAGCGCAAGTACAGCTTAATCAAGCAAAGGAACAAGGCGCTAACGAAGTAATTACTGCTCCTGCCAGCGGAGAAGTCTCTTCACTGAAGGCTGGCGAAGGTGATATGGTCACGAATCAGCAGCCGTTCGCCACGATTGTCAGCTTAAATCCGATGACGATCACAGCGGCCGTGACGGCAGAACAACTTGGGCTATTTTCTGAAGGGGAAGAGCTTCAAGTCCAAATGGATACGCTGGAAGAACCAATAACGTCGACGATTAGCTATGTTCCATCGGTTCCTGATGAGACAGGGCTTTACCCTGTAGAAGCGACCGTTGAAAATCAAGATAGAGCGATCAAACCAGGCATGATGGCGACGTTTCTTTTACCAGAAACGGTTGTCGAAGATACACTGATTGTTCCAACAGATGCTGTCGCCGAGGAGGCCGGCCAGTCGTATATTTACCAGGTGATCGATCAGAAGGCTGTGCGTGTGGATGTAGAAGTGATCGAATCCCAAACGAAGCAAACAGCGATTTCCGGTGACGTAAACATGGAGGCACCTGTCGTAACGAGCGGCCAGCTGACCTTAAGTGATGGGGCCAATGTGACGATTATGAAGGAGGACGCATAA